One stretch of Sporichthyaceae bacterium DNA includes these proteins:
- a CDS encoding pyridoxal phosphate-dependent aminotransferase, with protein MEITQSSKLSNVAYDVRGPVLEEANRLEQTGHRILKLNIGNPAPFGFDAPDDIVAAIVRNLPNAAGYSDSKGLFSARTAVAQYYTTLGVDDVDVDSIYLGNGVSELIAMSLQALLNTGDEILIPAPDYPLWTAVATLAGGQAVHYLCDEDSDWMPDLADVEAKITSRTKALVVINPNNPTGAVYSREMLEALAALARRHNLVLFSDEIYDRILYDDAVHVPMAIVAPDVLTITFGGLSKCYRVAGFRSGWAVITGPRQHARSYLEGITILANMRLCANVPSQWAIQTALSSAHGIDDLVLPGGRLLEQRDTAYEMLNAIPGVSCTKPKGALYCFPRLDPKVHPIVDDERLCLDLLRSERILLVQGRGFNWPRPDHVRIVTLPHVEDLREAITRIARFLETYRQ; from the coding sequence GTGGAGATCACCCAGTCCAGCAAGCTGTCCAACGTCGCGTACGACGTCCGCGGTCCGGTGCTCGAGGAGGCGAACCGGCTCGAGCAGACCGGCCACCGCATCCTCAAGCTGAACATCGGCAACCCGGCCCCGTTCGGCTTCGACGCCCCCGACGACATCGTCGCCGCGATCGTCCGGAACCTGCCGAATGCAGCCGGATACAGCGACTCCAAGGGCCTGTTCTCGGCCCGCACCGCGGTCGCGCAGTACTACACGACCCTCGGGGTCGACGACGTCGACGTCGACAGCATCTACCTGGGTAACGGCGTCTCCGAGCTGATCGCGATGTCCTTGCAGGCGTTGCTGAACACCGGGGACGAGATCCTCATCCCGGCCCCGGACTACCCGCTGTGGACCGCGGTGGCGACCCTGGCCGGCGGGCAGGCGGTGCACTACCTGTGCGACGAGGACTCCGACTGGATGCCCGACCTGGCCGACGTCGAGGCCAAGATCACCTCGCGCACCAAGGCCCTGGTCGTGATCAACCCGAACAACCCGACCGGCGCGGTGTACTCCCGGGAGATGCTCGAGGCGCTGGCCGCGCTGGCCCGCCGGCACAACCTGGTGCTGTTCTCCGACGAGATCTACGACCGGATCCTCTACGACGACGCGGTCCACGTCCCGATGGCCATCGTGGCGCCGGACGTCCTGACGATCACCTTCGGCGGCCTGTCGAAGTGCTACCGCGTGGCCGGGTTCCGATCGGGCTGGGCCGTGATCACCGGCCCGCGCCAGCACGCCCGCAGCTACCTCGAAGGCATCACCATCCTGGCGAACATGCGGCTGTGCGCGAACGTGCCCTCACAATGGGCGATCCAGACCGCGCTGTCCTCGGCGCACGGCATCGACGACCTGGTCCTGCCCGGCGGCCGCCTGCTCGAGCAGCGCGACACCGCCTACGAGATGTTGAACGCGATCCCCGGCGTCTCCTGCACGAAGCCCAAGGGCGCGCTGTACTGCTTCCCGCGCCTGGACCCGAAGGTGCACCCGATCGTCGACGACGAACGGCTCTGCCTGGACCTGCTGCGCAGCGAACGGATCCTGCTGGTGCAGGGCCGCGGCTTCAACTGGCCGCGCCCGGACCACGTCCGCATCGTCACGCTGCCGCACGTCGAGGATCTGCGCGAGGCGATCACCCGCATCGCTCGCTTCCTGGAGACCTACCGCCAGTAG